A single Thermaerobacter sp. FW80 DNA region contains:
- the pdhA gene encoding pyruvate dehydrogenase (acetyl-transferring) E1 component subunit alpha translates to MGTQVLGGDRALARWMYETMVLIRRFEEAAERLFYAGRIHGTMHLYIGQEAVAVGVCAALEPSDYITSTHRGHGHAIAKGQDVNRMMAELMGKVSGYCRGKGGSMHIADIEVGNLGANGIVAGSLGIACGAALALKMQERAQVVVAFFGDGAVHEGDFHEALNLAAIWRLPVVFVCENNQYGMSAPVERMLGNPRIHEHAHAYGIPGLRVDGCDVLAVYEAARQAVDRARQGEGPTLVEAVTYRYRGHSRSDAQRYRTREEVERWKARDPIPAFRRHLEAHGFEAKELDALEADVMQRIDAAVRYAEESPEPDAADLLADVYAE, encoded by the coding sequence ATGGGCACCCAGGTGCTGGGAGGCGACCGGGCACTGGCCCGCTGGATGTACGAGACCATGGTGCTCATCCGCCGCTTCGAGGAGGCTGCGGAGAGGCTCTTCTACGCCGGGCGCATCCACGGCACCATGCACCTGTACATCGGCCAGGAGGCCGTTGCCGTCGGCGTCTGCGCCGCGTTGGAACCGTCCGACTACATCACGAGCACCCATCGGGGGCACGGACACGCCATCGCCAAAGGACAGGACGTCAACCGGATGATGGCGGAGCTCATGGGCAAGGTGTCGGGATACTGCCGGGGGAAGGGCGGCTCCATGCACATCGCCGACATCGAGGTCGGGAATCTCGGAGCCAACGGCATCGTCGCCGGCAGCCTGGGGATCGCCTGCGGGGCGGCCCTGGCCTTGAAGATGCAGGAACGGGCGCAGGTGGTGGTGGCCTTCTTCGGGGACGGGGCCGTTCACGAGGGCGACTTCCACGAGGCGCTCAACCTGGCCGCGATCTGGAGGCTGCCGGTGGTCTTCGTGTGTGAAAACAACCAGTACGGCATGTCCGCTCCGGTGGAGCGGATGCTGGGCAACCCGCGCATCCACGAGCACGCCCACGCGTACGGCATCCCCGGGCTCCGGGTCGACGGTTGCGACGTGCTGGCGGTGTACGAAGCGGCCCGGCAAGCGGTGGATCGGGCCCGCCAGGGGGAGGGGCCCACCCTCGTCGAGGCCGTCACGTATCGGTACCGGGGTCACTCCCGGAGCGACGCCCAGCGCTACCGCACCCGGGAGGAAGTGGAGCGCTGGAAGGCCCGCGATCCCATCCCCGCCTTCCGCCGGCATCTGGAGGCCCACGGCTTCGAGGCCAAGGAGTTGGATGCGCTGGAAGCCGACGTCATGCAGCGGATCGATGCGGCGGTCCGGTACGCCGAGGAGAGCCCGGAACCGGATGCGGCCGACCTGCTGGCCGACGTCTACGCAGAGTGA